A single region of the Gilliamella apis genome encodes:
- a CDS encoding phage antirepressor N-terminal domain-containing protein has protein sequence MNNTKLETIQFHNQSLIVLNHENKPYIAIKPICENIGLDWEAQRQRIKRNEILNSTACMIKVVAKDGKNREVLCLPLGYLNGWLAGIELSRVNPQIKPLLKQYQLECFDVLYNHFMPKVAQQYPNTISVEQQQAIKQAVNERSYRTGEHHQAIYTKFYQQFKIPRYQDLPASKFDEAIQWLGGVHARNGLSDEDWYDLAWLYKVADRMRSQIELVEPALRALDSSFVSAFHSMAIEYKRNLHSAKLIIERETAHINAKNIIDKWNNVLPVIRHH, from the coding sequence ATGAACAACACAAAACTAGAAACAATTCAGTTTCACAATCAATCTTTAATCGTACTCAACCACGAAAATAAACCATATATTGCCATTAAGCCGATTTGTGAAAATATAGGTTTAGACTGGGAAGCTCAACGTCAAAGAATTAAAAGAAATGAGATACTTAACTCAACTGCCTGTATGATAAAGGTAGTTGCAAAAGACGGTAAAAACAGAGAAGTTTTATGTTTACCGTTAGGTTATTTAAATGGTTGGCTTGCAGGAATCGAATTAAGCAGAGTTAATCCACAAATTAAACCACTTTTAAAACAATACCAGTTAGAATGCTTCGATGTTCTATATAATCATTTCATGCCGAAAGTTGCTCAACAATACCCTAATACTATTTCAGTTGAACAACAGCAGGCGATCAAACAAGCGGTCAATGAGCGTTCATATCGAACAGGTGAACATCACCAAGCAATTTACACTAAATTCTATCAGCAATTTAAGATACCACGTTACCAAGATTTGCCTGCTAGCAAATTCGATGAAGCTATTCAATGGCTTGGTGGTGTACATGCTCGAAATGGATTATCTGATGAAGATTGGTACGACTTAGCTTGGCTTTATAAAGTAGCAGATAGAATGCGTTCTCAAATAGAATTAGTAGAACCTGCATTACGAGCATTAGATTCTAGTTTTGTCAGTGCGTTTCACTCAATGGCAATCGAGTACAAACGAAATTTACATAGTGCAAAATTAATTATTGAGCGAGAAACAGCGCATATTAACGCAAAAAATATAATAGACAAATGGAATAATGTATTGCCTGTAATTAGACATCATTAA
- a CDS encoding phage tail protein, whose translation MEDKFIWRTMGTPKCTDSQNINEARFGDGYTQLSSNGINNNSETWELTYIGEKEEISKVRAFLNSHIIESFKWINPYGEEKLYRVVNKSIESEFVGGKVVSLSFQFVQSYSP comes from the coding sequence ATGGAAGATAAATTCATATGGCGCACTATGGGCACTCCGAAATGTACCGATTCACAAAACATCAATGAAGCTCGCTTCGGTGATGGTTATACTCAATTATCGAGTAATGGAATTAACAATAACAGCGAAACATGGGAGTTAACATATATAGGCGAAAAAGAGGAGATATCAAAAGTTAGGGCATTTCTAAATTCGCACATTATTGAATCTTTTAAGTGGATAAACCCCTACGGTGAGGAAAAGCTATATCGAGTTGTCAATAAATCAATCGAATCTGAATTTGTTGGTGGTAAAGTTGTTTCGCTATCGTTTCAATTTGTACAATCCTATTCGCCTTAA
- a CDS encoding tail assembly protein, protein MLSNLTFKGAMAKQFGKNHQYDVQNIKELLRALCATKKGFEKYMSSAHLNGVKFAFFVDGKNIGIDEFDINANGKNYMIMPVSQGSKSGGMLQIVIGAIALVAAFFTAGASLAAWGAAMTAATISATSILTGIGISMMLGGVVQALSPQPKFNAGTSSHAENKPNYAFGAPVNTNSVGYPVPILLGEREIGGAFINAGIYTEDQQ, encoded by the coding sequence ATGCTAAGTAATTTAACATTCAAAGGAGCAATGGCTAAACAATTTGGTAAAAATCATCAATACGATGTCCAAAATATTAAAGAGTTATTGAGAGCATTATGCGCAACAAAAAAAGGTTTCGAAAAATACATGTCCAGCGCTCACTTAAACGGCGTCAAGTTTGCTTTTTTTGTGGATGGTAAAAATATTGGTATTGATGAGTTTGATATCAATGCGAATGGTAAAAACTACATGATTATGCCCGTATCACAGGGTTCTAAAAGCGGTGGGATGTTGCAAATTGTCATCGGCGCAATAGCATTAGTTGCAGCATTTTTTACAGCAGGGGCATCATTAGCAGCATGGGGTGCAGCAATGACAGCGGCTACCATTTCTGCCACTTCGATTTTAACAGGTATCGGTATCAGTATGATGCTTGGCGGTGTTGTTCAAGCATTAAGCCCACAGCCTAAATTTAATGCGGGCACATCATCTCACGCAGAAAATAAACCCAATTACGCATTTGGCGCACCAGTTAATACTAACTCCGTTGGCTATCCCGTTCCTATTTTGCTTGGTGAACGTGAAATTGGTGGTGCATTTATTAATGCTGGTATTTATACAGAAGATCAACAATAG
- a CDS encoding C40 family peptidase, with translation MRQKLFDSILKHAENEYPNEACGLIVDTGKTQKFIPCKNMSDNPKEHFLISPDEQLEAEKQGEIIMIIHSHPDSPMLVPSEFDRIQCDYSGIEWGIVSYPEGDFCTISPRVNRDYTGRQWLLGYADCWALIMDYYQREFNITLKNYSVPHEWWEDGKENIYDDNWQAEGFIEVDLKDIKIGDIIMMKLNSNVTNHAALYVGDNLILHHSYGQLSSRTPYGKYFRDRTVRIVRNKERFDAK, from the coding sequence ATGCGACAAAAATTATTTGATTCAATTTTGAAACATGCTGAAAACGAGTATCCAAATGAGGCTTGCGGATTAATTGTTGACACTGGCAAAACACAAAAATTTATACCATGTAAAAACATGTCAGATAATCCAAAAGAGCATTTTCTAATTTCACCCGATGAGCAATTAGAAGCTGAAAAGCAGGGTGAAATTATCATGATAATTCATTCTCACCCAGATTCACCAATGTTAGTGCCGTCTGAATTTGACCGTATTCAATGTGATTATTCAGGCATTGAGTGGGGCATTGTGTCTTATCCTGAGGGTGATTTCTGCACAATTTCACCACGAGTTAATCGAGATTATACAGGTCGTCAATGGTTACTTGGTTATGCCGATTGTTGGGCTTTAATTATGGACTACTATCAACGCGAATTCAATATCACACTCAAAAATTATTCGGTTCCGCATGAATGGTGGGAAGACGGAAAAGAAAACATTTACGACGACAACTGGCAGGCTGAGGGATTTATTGAGGTTGATTTAAAAGACATTAAGATCGGTGACATTATCATGATGAAACTTAATTCAAACGTGACCAACCACGCCGCTCTTTATGTTGGTGATAATCTCATTCTCCACCATTCATACGGTCAATTATCCTCACGAACTCCCTACGGTAAATATTTTCGAGATAGAACAGTCCGCATTGTGCGAAACAAGGAGCGATTCGATGCTAAGTAA
- the gpJ gene encoding TipJ family phage tail tip protein produces MQIIEGQKGGSKKQHKPYEQPDNLLSTAKLKALIALSEGEIKGGLTAENIFIDNTPLANADGSLNFKGVKWEFRNGSQTQDYIQGMPEVSNELRANYKVKSNKPWVQSFSNLDLDAIRVKLNLPVHVEYKDNGDSLGTITHYAIDLSTDGSAFETVVNGKFDGKTMSEYQRDHRINLPKAIEGWTIRVRRITPDSKSSKLVNDFGVFSYAEIIDSKLRYPNTALLYIELDASQFNGSVPKITCKLKGKLVQIPDNYDPVSRNYLGEWNGTFKMDYTNNPAWLAHYLMRDEIAGMGLRIDSTMVDKWAIYQLGQYCDQMVSDGRGGKEPRFACNEYIQSQRDAYTVLKDLIASFRGINFWGNDQIYLTADMPQDEPDFIYHSSNVIGDFVYSGGSYKNRYTSCMVAYSNPDDHYCDDVEAVWDHDLMRRYDVNVMKLTAIGCTSQSEAQRRGRWALLSNVKDGVVTFTVGLDGYIPLPARIIGIADPSRSGKENGGRIHAVNGKKITLDRPVDYEAGNRLVINLPDGTAQSRTIKSISDDKRTVTVTANYKILPVAGAVWCIDSDNIAIQYYRVTGISARENQQFTITAIQHDPDKFKYIDDGVRLEPKPITVTPPSAISAPKNIIISESSYVSQGLSVASLEVGWDKVDGATNYVAQWRKDNCNWINVGQTNGTSFTVSGVYSGVYDVRVRAINAVDVSSAWSYSEPTSIKGKVGKPDKPINFTASDDVIFGIDLNWSFPKDSGDTSHTEIQYSINENEDDALLLSNVTYPCKSYSQTGLSIGQTFFYRARLVDKIGNVSDWTDWVKGISSTNTNELTDHIFNEIKETDAWNSLVDKTDNNANLIGQYSDELNEQSKLLVENALSTVENAKSIIENALANDINAQNWRKELGGTNAEIKETRALIVSESEATAIKLNEMSSNLDGANSNINELKQTTSKQGEKLSTQSDLINTLNSSITDTQKNVTANANAINALNTTTKKQGDLIESQSNTLTQLSSSIDKAQKSADTANNNAKNNATIISQMKTNVTQQGEQITAQANSINTIKTNINNVSANISDVSKAIQDTNGKLSAYRTMKVQVDNKGQQYVAGMTMGVENTNSGMQSNVIFLQDRFSIMNAADGNPQTVFTTQGNQVVINDAVIGNGTITDAKIKNASITSAKISNVIQSDNFQDGKSGWQLSRDNGKLKAVDVDISGRLKATSGEMNNVVINENCQVRGKLTAEQIVGDIAKIIYFPTGSSITVEPEPFNRVISTPAVIVHSNSGDMMQTSIYTIATCNDFTCEDGKVIKRGRALFEISVTASYNKSKSYSSAWYFRLPANTKLQLRADGYGQCPNAINLFITKE; encoded by the coding sequence ATGCAAATCATTGAAGGTCAAAAAGGTGGGAGTAAGAAACAACACAAGCCTTACGAACAGCCAGACAATTTACTTTCAACCGCCAAGCTTAAAGCCTTAATCGCGTTGAGTGAAGGCGAAATAAAAGGTGGATTAACAGCAGAAAATATATTTATTGATAACACGCCACTTGCAAATGCTGACGGCTCTCTTAATTTTAAAGGCGTCAAATGGGAATTTCGTAATGGCAGTCAAACGCAAGACTATATTCAAGGAATGCCTGAGGTCAGCAATGAATTAAGAGCTAATTATAAAGTAAAGTCCAACAAACCTTGGGTACAATCTTTTTCTAACTTAGACCTTGATGCAATAAGAGTTAAATTAAACCTCCCCGTTCATGTCGAATATAAAGATAATGGCGATTCACTCGGAACTATTACACATTATGCTATAGATTTATCAACTGATGGCAGCGCATTCGAAACTGTCGTGAATGGTAAATTCGATGGCAAAACGATGTCTGAATATCAACGAGATCACCGAATTAATCTCCCTAAAGCAATTGAAGGTTGGACAATTCGTGTTAGACGAATAACGCCTGATTCAAAATCAAGTAAATTAGTGAACGATTTTGGTGTTTTTTCTTATGCTGAAATTATTGATAGTAAATTACGTTACCCAAACACAGCGCTACTTTATATTGAACTTGATGCAAGTCAATTTAATGGGTCTGTACCAAAAATAACATGCAAATTGAAAGGAAAATTGGTGCAAATCCCAGATAATTACGATCCTGTATCTCGAAATTATTTGGGAGAATGGAATGGCACTTTCAAAATGGATTACACGAATAATCCAGCTTGGTTAGCTCATTATTTAATGCGTGATGAGATAGCAGGGATGGGATTAAGGATTGATTCCACAATGGTTGATAAATGGGCAATTTATCAACTTGGGCAATATTGTGATCAAATGGTGTCAGATGGCAGAGGAGGTAAAGAACCTCGGTTTGCTTGTAATGAGTATATACAAAGCCAACGAGACGCATACACAGTCTTAAAAGATTTGATTGCTTCGTTTCGAGGAATAAACTTTTGGGGCAACGACCAAATCTATTTAACAGCAGATATGCCGCAAGATGAACCTGATTTTATTTATCATTCATCAAATGTTATTGGTGATTTTGTTTATTCGGGTGGCTCTTATAAAAATCGCTACACATCGTGCATGGTCGCATATTCAAATCCTGACGATCATTATTGTGATGATGTCGAAGCCGTCTGGGATCATGATTTAATGCGCCGTTATGATGTTAACGTCATGAAGTTAACTGCTATCGGTTGTACTTCACAAAGTGAAGCTCAACGTCGAGGTCGATGGGCATTGCTTTCTAACGTAAAAGATGGTGTTGTGACATTTACAGTTGGTCTTGACGGTTATATTCCACTGCCTGCTCGTATCATTGGTATTGCCGATCCATCACGGTCTGGAAAGGAAAATGGCGGGCGAATTCATGCAGTAAATGGGAAAAAAATTACATTAGATAGACCTGTTGATTATGAGGCAGGCAATCGACTGGTAATTAATTTACCCGATGGAACTGCACAAAGTCGAACTATAAAATCAATTAGTGATGACAAACGAACAGTCACTGTAACCGCAAATTATAAAATTCTCCCTGTCGCTGGCGCAGTTTGGTGTATTGATAGTGATAACATTGCTATTCAGTATTATAGAGTTACGGGTATATCAGCCAGAGAAAATCAACAATTCACTATTACTGCGATTCAGCATGATCCTGACAAATTTAAATACATTGATGACGGCGTAAGGTTAGAGCCAAAACCAATAACCGTGACTCCGCCTAGTGCTATTTCTGCGCCTAAAAATATCATTATTTCTGAAAGTAGCTATGTGTCACAAGGTTTGTCAGTGGCTTCTTTAGAAGTTGGTTGGGATAAAGTGGATGGCGCTACAAATTACGTTGCACAATGGAGGAAGGATAATTGCAACTGGATTAATGTCGGACAAACTAACGGAACAAGTTTTACTGTCAGCGGTGTTTATTCTGGTGTTTATGATGTTCGTGTCCGAGCGATTAATGCGGTTGACGTTTCATCAGCGTGGTCTTATTCAGAACCCACCTCAATTAAAGGTAAGGTTGGAAAACCTGATAAACCTATTAATTTCACTGCTTCAGATGATGTGATATTCGGTATTGATTTAAATTGGTCATTTCCAAAAGACAGTGGTGACACGAGCCATACAGAAATTCAATATTCAATTAACGAAAATGAGGATGATGCGTTATTACTGAGTAATGTGACATATCCTTGTAAAAGTTATTCACAAACTGGATTATCTATTGGACAAACATTTTTCTACCGAGCGAGGTTAGTTGATAAAATTGGAAATGTTAGTGATTGGACAGATTGGGTTAAAGGTATTTCAAGCACTAACACAAATGAGTTAACAGACCATATTTTCAATGAAATCAAAGAAACTGACGCTTGGAACTCATTAGTAGATAAAACCGATAATAACGCAAATTTAATAGGGCAATATTCTGATGAACTAAACGAGCAATCAAAGCTGTTAGTTGAAAATGCATTATCAACTGTTGAAAATGCAAAATCCATTATTGAAAATGCATTAGCGAACGATATTAATGCACAAAACTGGCGAAAAGAGCTTGGTGGAACTAATGCAGAAATTAAAGAAACTAGGGCGCTCATTGTCAGTGAAAGTGAAGCAACTGCTATTAAGCTAAATGAAATGTCATCAAATTTAGATGGCGCAAATAGCAATATAAATGAGTTAAAACAAACCACATCAAAACAAGGAGAAAAATTAAGTACTCAATCTGATTTGATTAACACACTAAATAGTAGCATTACGGATACACAAAAGAATGTTACAGCAAATGCAAATGCTATTAACGCATTAAACACGACAACTAAAAAACAAGGCGATTTAATCGAATCACAAAGTAATACATTGACACAATTATCATCATCAATAGATAAAGCTCAAAAATCTGCTGACACAGCTAATAATAATGCTAAAAATAATGCAACAATTATTAGTCAAATGAAAACGAACGTTACTCAGCAAGGTGAACAAATTACCGCACAAGCGAACTCTATCAATACAATAAAAACTAATATTAATAATGTTTCAGCGAATATTAGTGATGTATCAAAAGCAATTCAAGATACTAACGGCAAATTATCAGCATATCGAACAATGAAAGTTCAAGTCGATAATAAAGGTCAACAGTATGTCGCTGGAATGACGATGGGAGTTGAAAATACCAATAGCGGCATGCAGTCAAATGTTATCTTTTTACAAGACCGTTTTTCAATCATGAATGCCGCTGACGGTAATCCTCAAACGGTTTTCACAACACAAGGCAATCAAGTTGTTATTAATGATGCTGTTATAGGTAATGGAACAATAACAGATGCAAAAATAAAAAACGCATCAATTACTAGTGCAAAGATTAGTAATGTTATTCAATCTGATAATTTTCAAGATGGGAAATCTGGTTGGCAATTATCAAGAGATAACGGCAAGTTAAAAGCTGTTGATGTTGATATTTCGGGAAGGCTTAAAGCGACATCAGGAGAGATGAATAACGTTGTTATCAATGAAAATTGTCAAGTTAGGGGTAAATTAACAGCAGAGCAAATAGTGGGTGATATTGCGAAAATTATTTATTTCCCTACGGGCAGTTCAATAACTGTTGAGCCAGAGCCGTTTAACAGGGTTATAAGCACACCTGCAGTTATTGTTCACTCTAATTCGGGTGATATGATGCAGACCTCTATCTATACAATTGCTACTTGTAACGATTTTACTTGCGAAGATGGCAAAGTTATTAAAAGAGGCAGAGCTTTATTTGAAATCAGTGTTACAGCTAGTTACAACAAGTCTAAATCCTATAGTTCGGCGTGGTATTTTAGATTACCCGCTAACACAAAACTCCAGCTAAGAGCAGATGGTTATGGTCAATGTCCGAATGCTATTAATTTATTTATTACTAAAGAATAA
- a CDS encoding phage tail tape measure protein, producing the protein MAEAITSLTLEINTQSVDEASRKLDAFSKKAEDAASATDELTAAKKRSLNVTDEELKDFERVYQNAVKGAKASRIAAEQERKLATARKQLVESGDRLYTSYRNQIDGLKNVSTASKELEKITGQVRASYKAGTLDINNYNQLLSDVAVKQKEVTIAETLATKAKTDFINKLKAQLATQNLTKQQLLSYQAAQLGVSSSADIYIKKIAQASNATKNYENTTRAATHQAAIMQTQLMQGNFSGLRNSGMSMIMKNGVGNTFSTLLTSLNPLNIGISAMVGLLGSMIPKLFETENATEQLAAAQERLNTVMSKDKQTGKFFLSDDMMKLLKKNKFLVQAALKSSEKDLKTVVSSAKKELQDGLKSLEDAGKETVTRLSSLSEKTGLDSVLVAIQEIKANGKDLNSLLKSTDALTVRSVEGIKAKIENYAIYFGTTKEQAQSILEQMAEIRAETDSLQATEKINKLIEEVSRLYVTSNNGSDKLKSFIDSLVEIAAKAGNAALQVEWLKLQQENLDKATNPKKSPFYYYSQMKMTPRQRADAEIKDMEAAAKINNEMFGPNSPNYASEQDIKYIAKAIKARHLKNGASRASTTDQLQSSRQQEISLMNQLKSLREQSLTVNTITSERKKYFDLQAQIEVLESKTDKSKLTAQEKYILGHKEALLAQQAKNAALSEEIAQYEATKALRKMQEYSTNLVAKSQAEQATFGMTSKNAGRYNEMSELNAQRDIALKGTSNPNEIAKVTEEYNKAKEALQQSWQLEDQNQGDWLTGLKVGMCEFAEDGQNVFKGFRDVANNAMNSISHSLTELVTTGKMDFKSLTKSILTNIIEIINKLLVAQAIQTSMKWMGMGGSGAATGGYQQAYTGGVIDGYANGGGVGYSDEPGGFTGIGNKYQPAGIVHKGEFVFTKEATKRLGVANLYALMREAQHGYANGGGVNLSPASPIAFTSKPNNSSSAINVTTNVAINMQSNSTSQAQTGNIDGRALEAQIKPIIQKNIGEALQKSTSPGGDLYILLNR; encoded by the coding sequence ATGGCAGAAGCAATTACATCACTAACACTTGAAATCAATACACAAAGCGTTGACGAAGCAAGCAGAAAATTAGATGCATTTAGTAAAAAAGCAGAAGATGCGGCATCAGCTACAGATGAATTAACTGCCGCAAAAAAACGTTCACTAAATGTAACCGATGAAGAATTAAAAGATTTTGAGCGTGTTTATCAGAATGCAGTTAAAGGTGCTAAAGCTTCTAGAATTGCGGCAGAACAGGAACGAAAGCTGGCGACAGCTAGAAAACAACTTGTTGAATCTGGTGATAGGCTTTATACCAGCTATAGAAATCAAATTGACGGATTAAAAAATGTCAGTACCGCATCAAAAGAGCTAGAGAAAATAACTGGGCAGGTAAGGGCTTCATATAAAGCAGGTACTCTTGATATCAACAATTATAATCAATTGCTATCTGATGTTGCAGTAAAACAAAAAGAAGTAACAATCGCAGAAACACTCGCAACTAAAGCCAAAACTGACTTTATCAATAAACTAAAAGCGCAATTGGCAACCCAAAATTTAACGAAACAACAGTTATTGAGTTATCAGGCCGCTCAACTCGGTGTGAGTTCTTCTGCTGACATTTATATTAAAAAAATTGCGCAAGCTTCTAATGCCACTAAAAATTACGAGAATACAACAAGAGCGGCAACGCATCAAGCCGCTATTATGCAGACGCAATTAATGCAAGGTAACTTTTCAGGATTGCGGAATTCTGGCATGTCGATGATCATGAAAAATGGTGTCGGCAACACTTTTAGCACGCTATTAACATCGCTAAACCCTTTAAATATTGGTATTTCAGCGATGGTCGGCTTACTCGGCAGTATGATTCCAAAATTGTTTGAAACGGAGAACGCAACAGAACAATTAGCGGCCGCGCAAGAGCGACTAAATACTGTTATGTCAAAAGATAAACAGACTGGAAAATTTTTTCTGTCTGACGACATGATGAAATTACTCAAAAAAAATAAATTTTTAGTTCAGGCAGCACTTAAATCGAGTGAAAAAGATCTAAAAACAGTAGTATCTAGTGCGAAAAAAGAACTACAGGATGGGTTAAAAAGCCTTGAAGACGCAGGTAAGGAAACTGTGACAAGACTAAGCTCACTTAGCGAAAAAACTGGATTAGATAGTGTTCTGGTAGCGATTCAAGAGATCAAAGCAAACGGAAAAGATTTGAATTCTTTGCTTAAATCAACAGATGCTCTTACTGTAAGAAGCGTGGAAGGTATAAAAGCCAAAATAGAAAACTATGCGATTTACTTCGGTACAACAAAAGAACAAGCTCAAAGCATACTTGAACAAATGGCTGAGATACGGGCAGAGACAGATTCACTGCAAGCTACTGAAAAAATTAACAAGTTAATTGAAGAGGTTAGTCGATTATATGTAACATCAAACAACGGTTCAGACAAATTAAAATCGTTTATTGATTCATTAGTTGAGATAGCAGCGAAAGCTGGGAATGCAGCGCTTCAAGTTGAGTGGTTAAAACTTCAACAAGAGAATTTAGACAAAGCTACAAACCCAAAAAAAAGTCCGTTTTATTACTACTCTCAAATGAAGATGACTCCCCGACAACGAGCGGATGCAGAAATAAAAGATATGGAAGCAGCCGCAAAAATAAATAATGAAATGTTTGGACCAAATAGTCCAAATTATGCTTCAGAGCAGGACATTAAATATATCGCAAAAGCAATCAAGGCTCGCCATCTAAAAAATGGCGCTAGCAGAGCATCAACAACAGACCAGCTTCAATCATCAAGACAGCAAGAAATCAGCTTGATGAATCAGCTTAAATCATTACGTGAACAATCATTAACAGTCAACACTATCACATCTGAGCGTAAAAAATACTTTGATTTACAAGCGCAAATCGAGGTGCTGGAGAGCAAAACCGATAAAAGCAAACTTACTGCACAGGAAAAGTATATTTTAGGTCACAAAGAGGCGTTGTTAGCTCAACAAGCGAAAAATGCGGCTTTAAGTGAAGAAATTGCACAATACGAAGCAACAAAAGCGCTTCGTAAAATGCAGGAATATTCAACTAATTTAGTTGCAAAATCTCAAGCTGAACAGGCTACCTTCGGAATGACTTCTAAAAACGCAGGTCGTTACAATGAAATGTCAGAGTTAAATGCTCAACGTGATATTGCATTGAAAGGAACAAGTAATCCGAATGAAATAGCTAAGGTTACTGAGGAATACAACAAGGCAAAAGAGGCACTACAACAAAGCTGGCAATTGGAAGACCAAAATCAAGGTGATTGGCTAACTGGTTTGAAAGTGGGAATGTGTGAATTTGCGGAAGATGGACAAAATGTATTCAAGGGATTTCGTGATGTTGCTAATAATGCTATGAACTCAATTAGTCATTCATTAACTGAATTAGTAACAACAGGGAAAATGGATTTCAAATCATTAACTAAATCCATTTTAACTAACATTATTGAAATTATTAATAAGTTATTAGTTGCACAGGCTATTCAAACATCAATGAAGTGGATGGGCATGGGAGGGTCTGGAGCCGCCACAGGGGGGTATCAGCAAGCTTATACTGGTGGAGTAATTGATGGTTATGCTAACGGTGGGGGCGTCGGTTATAGCGACGAACCTGGTGGGTTTACTGGAATTGGCAATAAATATCAACCAGCTGGCATTGTACATAAAGGCGAATTCGTTTTTACAAAAGAGGCGACTAAACGTCTTGGCGTAGCAAATTTATATGCATTAATGAGAGAAGCTCAGCATGGTTATGCTAATGGGGGAGGCGTCAATCTTAGCCCAGCTTCACCTATAGCGTTTACTAGTAAACCAAATAATTCATCAAGCGCTATTAATGTGACTACAAACGTTGCGATTAATATGCAGTCTAATAGCACTTCACAAGCACAGACTGGCAATATTGATGGAAGAGCACTTGAAGCGCAGATTAAACCGATTATCCAAAAAAATATAGGTGAAGCTCTTCAAAAATCTACATCACCAGGTGGCGATTTATATATTCTGTTAAATAGGTAA
- a CDS encoding phage minor tail protein L produces MSITQDLQALEGNQLIQLIEVDGTKFGLDEVLRFHAHNIPSEGWASFVADNLPSIRWQGNEYLPFPYELSGIELSSTGSQPTPELSVGNIDGRVTRLCLDYDDLVQAKVKIHTTMAKYLDSDNWKEGNPQADPLQERVQLFFINKKKEESKTVIKFELCSPFDIQNLQLPTRQIATVCTWCMRGWYRTGTGCDYVGNNYFNKDGMPTDDPAKDECGGLLKDCKARHGNDPLPFGGFPAANLQGK; encoded by the coding sequence ATGTCTATAACTCAAGATTTACAAGCACTTGAAGGTAATCAGTTAATACAACTCATAGAAGTTGACGGAACTAAGTTTGGACTTGATGAAGTTTTAAGATTTCACGCACATAACATACCGTCAGAAGGTTGGGCTTCTTTTGTTGCCGATAATTTACCGTCAATTCGTTGGCAAGGTAATGAGTATTTACCGTTCCCATATGAATTAAGCGGTATCGAATTAAGTAGTACAGGCTCACAACCGACACCAGAACTATCCGTAGGTAATATTGATGGCAGAGTAACTCGGCTTTGTCTTGATTATGATGATTTAGTGCAAGCTAAAGTCAAGATTCATACCACAATGGCTAAGTATCTTGATTCGGATAACTGGAAAGAAGGTAATCCACAAGCCGATCCGCTCCAAGAACGAGTGCAGTTATTTTTTATTAATAAAAAGAAAGAAGAAAGCAAAACGGTAATCAAGTTTGAACTTTGTTCACCATTTGATATTCAAAACTTGCAGCTTCCAACTCGCCAAATCGCTACTGTTTGTACGTGGTGTATGCGAGGTTGGTATCGAACTGGTACAGGTTGTGATTATGTCGGTAATAACTATTTTAATAAAGATGGAATGCCGACAGACGACCCTGCAAAAGATGAATGCGGTGGTTTATTAAAAGATTGCAAAGCAAGGCATGGTAATGATCCTCTTCCGTTCGGTGGTTTCCCCGCGGCTAATCTTCAAGGTAAGTAA